The Trichomycterus rosablanca isolate fTriRos1 chromosome 22, fTriRos1.hap1, whole genome shotgun sequence genome has a window encoding:
- the mapk3 gene encoding mitogen-activated protein kinase 3, translated as MAESGSSAAGAAGSNGSASGAGGTAAAPGGATAVAGSKHGLESVKGQTFDVGPRYTELQYIGEGAYGMVCSAFDHVNKIRVAIKKISPFEHQTYCQRTLREIKILLRFHHENIIGINDILRARHIDYMRDVYIVQDLMETDLYKLLKTQQLSNDHICYFLYQILRGLKYIHSANVLHRDLKPSNLLINTTCDLKICDFGLARIADPEHDHTGFLTEYVATRWYRAPEIMLNSKGYTKSIDIWSVGCILAEMLSNRPIFPGKHYLDQLNHILGILGSPSLDDLNCIINMKARNYLQSLPQKTKVPWTKLFPKADSKALDLLDRMLTFNPLKRITVEDALAHPYLEQYYDPTDEPVAEEPFTFNMELDDLPKEKLKELIYEETARFQATYQGS; from the exons ATGGCGGAGTCGGGCAGTAGCGCAGCCGGAGCAGCGGGCTCTAACGGCAGCGCCTCCGGAGCTGGAGGAACCGCCGCCGCGCCCGGAGGAGCCACTGCAGTCGCCGGCTCTAAACACGGCCTGGAATCGGTCAAGGGCCAGACTTTCGACGTGGGCCCGCGCTATACCGAACTTCAGTACATTGGAGAGGGGGCTTACGGGATGGTTTG CTCTGCTTTTGACCACGTGAACAAGATCCGAGTGGCCATTAAGAAGATCAGCCCATTTGAGCACCAGACGTATTGCCAGCGCACACTGAGGGAGATCAAGATCTTGCTCCGCTTCCACCATGAGAACATCATTGGCATCAACGACATTCTGAGGGCGCGTCACATTGACTACATGCGCGATGT TTACATCGTCCAGGACTTAATGGAGACAGACCTGTACAAGCTGCTGAAGACTCAACAGCTCAGTAACGATCATATCTGCTACTTTCTGTACCAAATTCTGCGCGGGCTAAAGTACATCCACTCTGCTAACGTCCTCCACAGAGATCTGAAGCCGTCCAACCTGCTCATAAACACCACCTGCGACCTCAAG ATTTGTGACTTTGGGCTGGCACGGATAGCCGACCCAGAGCATGACCACACTGGATTTCTTACAGAGTATGTAGCCACTCGCTGGTACCGTGCTCCTGAGATCATGCTTAATTCCAAG GGCTACACAAAGTCTATTGATATTTGGTCGGTGGGCTGTATTCTGGCGGAGATGTTATCTAATCGGCCTATTTTCCCAGGAAAGCACTATCTGGACCAACTTAACCACATACTTG GAATCCTGGGCTCCCCATCTCTGGATGATCTGAACTGTATCATCAACATGAAGGCCAGGAACTACTTGCAGTCTCTGCCCCAGAAAACCAAAGTTCCCTGGACCAAGCTCTTCCCCAAGGCTGATAGCAAAG CTCTAGATTTGTTGGACCGCATGTTGACCTTCAACCCCCTCAAGCGTATAACTGTGGAAGACGCACTGGCCCACCCCTACCTGGAGCAGTACTATGACCCTACTGATGAG cCAGTAGCTGAGGAGCCGTTCACATTTAACATGGAGTTAGATGATCTTCCCAAAGAGAAGCTGAAAGAGCTCATCTATGAGGAGACGGCACGGTTCCAGGCCACCTACCAGGGATCCTGA
- the gdpd3a gene encoding lysophospholipase D GDPD3a — MASFLYYLVPIVGGYTLTSLYLLKNPLILHKKKKTAFKCRHISHRGGSGERIESTIEAFKHAVEVGTEMLELDCHLTLDGHVIVSHDENLLRQTGQDVNISDVKLENLPPYLEQLEVTFYADHYSTGTDRKFALLEDVFQTFPRIPLNIEVKEMNMELIKKVSDLVKKHNREDITVWASVESSIMKECRKVNSTMPYMFTYMRGLQVLLLYYTGLLPFVPLGESFLQYYWPRVINRTYIPEPGILRNTMVIALIQKLTIRKGLFQHLKDRGIQIHLFVCNEEQDIDAAFAAGATGVMTDYPTVLSDYLKKHRQTT, encoded by the exons ATGGCCAGTTTTTTGTACTACTTGGTCCCAATAGTAGGAGGGTACACACTGACGTCCCTCTACCTGCTGAAAAATCCCCTCATTCTGcacaagaagaagaaaacagCATTCAAGTGCAGACACATCTCACACAGGGGAG GTTCTGGTGAGAGAATTGAGAGCACAATAGAGGCTTTCAAACA TGCAGTTGAGGTTGGCACAGAGATGCTTGAGCTGGATTGCCACCTTACTCTAGATGGTCATGTGATTGTATCCCATGATGAGAATCTTCTGCGCCAGACTGGGCAGGACGTCAACATCTCTGATGTGAAATTGGAG AATCTACCACCGTATTTAGAGCAACTCGAGGTCACCTTCTATGCAG ATCACTACAGCACTGGAACCGACAGAAAATTTGCCCTGTTAGAAGATGTTTTCCAGACATTCCCTAGGATTCCTTTAAACATTGAGGTCAAAGAGATGAACATGGAGTTAATTAAAAAG GTTTCTGACCTAGTAAAGAAGCATAACCGAGAAGACATAACAGTTTGGGCATCTGTGGAGTCTTCTATCATGAAGGAATGTCGGAAAGTG AACTCAACTATGCCATACATGTTCACATATATGCGTGGCCTGCAAGTGCTGCTTCTTTACTACACAGGTCTTCTGCCCTTTGTACCACTGGGAGAGAGCTTTCTGCAGTATTACTGGCCTCGGGTCATTAACAG GACATACATACCTGAGCCTGGCATTTTGAGGAACACAATGGTCATCGCATTAATTCAAAA ACTGACTATAAGAAAAGGTTTGTTTCAACATCTGAAGGATAGAGGAATTCAG atTCACCTGTTTGTTTGTAATGAAGAACAGGATATTGATGCAGCA